From the genome of Staphylococcus haemolyticus, one region includes:
- a CDS encoding TrkH family potassium uptake protein — MSKANKSLYFYLMLFFSTTLVGAILLYLPYTGKKPITFIDALFIASSAFTVTGLSPVDIGAQFNLLGEVVILLLIQIGGLGIVTVTMLIFVFLNKKVSLQNRFLIMVTWNIDEAGGVVKLIKHLAIYSFITELIGAFCLSLSFIPKFGIGQGLFISLFTAVSAFNNAGFALFKNNLIDFSNDPVVIITVPFLIVLGGLGHFVLVDLINCKKLNKLSFHSKVVLSTTFILIIFGAILFFLLEQSNTLNNMGLIEKIGNALFQSVTTRTAGFNSIDMGNIKTPTALLLMALMFIGGAPLSAAGGIKVTTFAIVFIFVLNAICKENTVSLFNREISDKYIKLSIVTITISIIFIFVITFLLTIINPSIPLVKILFEVISAFGTVGLTMDLTSEYNGLTELIIVIVMLFGKVGLLTMARAFIPPRSPRKYHYSKGHIHI; from the coding sequence ATGAGTAAAGCTAATAAATCATTGTACTTTTATTTAATGCTCTTTTTTTCAACGACGCTTGTAGGGGCTATCTTACTTTATTTACCCTATACTGGTAAAAAACCTATAACCTTTATAGACGCTCTTTTTATTGCTTCTAGCGCTTTCACTGTTACGGGTTTATCTCCAGTTGATATAGGAGCCCAATTTAACCTACTTGGAGAAGTAGTTATATTATTATTAATACAAATCGGTGGGCTTGGTATTGTTACCGTAACAATGCTCATATTTGTGTTTTTAAATAAAAAGGTTTCACTGCAAAACAGATTTTTAATTATGGTCACATGGAATATAGATGAAGCTGGAGGAGTTGTCAAATTAATTAAGCATTTAGCGATTTATAGTTTTATTACAGAGTTGATAGGTGCATTTTGTTTAAGTCTATCATTTATACCTAAATTTGGAATTGGACAGGGATTATTCATAAGTTTATTTACTGCTGTATCAGCTTTTAATAATGCTGGTTTTGCCTTATTTAAAAATAATCTAATAGACTTTTCTAACGATCCAGTAGTTATTATTACTGTCCCCTTTTTAATAGTTCTAGGTGGATTAGGACATTTCGTACTTGTTGATTTGATTAACTGCAAAAAACTTAATAAGCTTTCATTTCATTCAAAAGTGGTACTTTCAACTACTTTTATTTTAATTATTTTTGGCGCTATATTATTCTTTTTATTAGAACAATCCAATACTTTAAATAATATGGGATTGATTGAAAAAATAGGTAATGCCTTATTTCAATCGGTAACGACAAGAACAGCCGGTTTCAATAGTATTGATATGGGAAATATTAAAACTCCTACCGCTTTATTATTAATGGCACTTATGTTTATTGGAGGAGCGCCTCTTAGTGCTGCTGGAGGTATTAAAGTAACGACATTTGCAATAGTTTTTATTTTTGTTTTAAATGCTATATGTAAAGAAAATACTGTCTCTTTATTTAATAGAGAAATATCTGACAAATATATTAAACTATCTATCGTGACAATTACCATTTCTATTATTTTCATATTCGTTATTACTTTTTTATTAACAATTATTAATCCAAGCATACCATTAGTTAAAATATTGTTTGAAGTTATATCCGCTTTTGGGACTGTTGGTTTGACTATGGATCTAACATCTGAATATAACGGCTTAACAGAACTAATTATCGTGATTGTTATGCTATTTGGTAAAGTGGGCTTATTGACTATGGCAAGAGCTTTTATTCCTCCAAGAAGCCCTAGAAAATATCATTACTCAAAAGGACATATTCATATTTAA
- a CDS encoding NADH dehydrogenase subunit 5: MLSSGFLLTLFFVTLVIAVLSGLIFLVPSVPVKYIRLHLTLLLLPVIVGVIGLITINGREVIGIFALDKLAWLVGAFVLALGFIIQKFSARYLLGDRNYRKYFPLYTFTTVFASIGWLSNDLRLMVICWGLTLFCLTQLIRLNRSWKVPAEAAKVSARSFIIGWVALLLAVVVFFIGTGDWVIDPSQDYDVSMSYGLKLIVDLLLVIAVIIPAAQYPFQSWLIESVVAPTPVSAIMHAGIVNAGGIILTRFSPVFDNNIALTLLLIISSISVLIGSGISLVHVDYKRQLVGSTMSQMGFMLVQCALGVYSAAIIHLILHGIFKATLFLQSGSIVKRFNIPTPPNVKRSYAWTVLGRTLAVVIAIIFFLTSSHTPYTLISAFILAWSLSVSWNQMVALNRGMMGRVIGIAMLIIVALVYVVTHEVFVNILNSVYMVTPHPPLISVIICVAILVLGSIFSIWVARRRSSTAFAKVYLWLVKIGEAKFKSVESHPNYLKNYL; this comes from the coding sequence ATGTTAAGTTCTGGTTTTTTACTAACATTATTTTTCGTAACGCTTGTCATTGCAGTGTTAAGTGGCTTAATTTTTTTAGTGCCATCGGTTCCTGTAAAATACATACGTTTACATTTAACTTTACTTCTATTACCTGTCATTGTAGGAGTAATTGGATTAATCACTATTAATGGCAGAGAAGTTATAGGTATCTTTGCTCTAGATAAACTAGCTTGGTTAGTAGGTGCCTTTGTATTAGCTTTAGGTTTTATTATTCAGAAATTTTCTGCACGTTACTTATTAGGCGATCGTAATTATCGCAAATACTTCCCGTTATACACATTTACAACAGTATTTGCGTCTATTGGTTGGTTAAGTAATGATTTACGCTTGATGGTTATTTGTTGGGGACTAACATTATTTTGTCTAACACAACTTATACGACTAAACCGTTCTTGGAAAGTGCCGGCTGAAGCAGCAAAAGTATCTGCGCGTTCATTTATCATTGGATGGGTTGCTTTATTATTAGCTGTAGTTGTATTTTTCATCGGTACTGGCGATTGGGTTATCGATCCATCACAAGATTACGATGTTTCAATGAGTTATGGACTGAAATTAATTGTAGATTTATTACTTGTTATTGCTGTTATTATTCCAGCAGCACAATATCCATTTCAAAGTTGGTTAATTGAGTCTGTTGTTGCACCAACACCCGTATCTGCAATTATGCATGCTGGTATTGTAAATGCTGGTGGTATTATTTTAACGCGTTTTTCACCAGTATTTGATAATAATATTGCATTAACGTTATTACTTATTATTTCAAGTATTTCAGTACTTATTGGATCAGGAATTAGTTTGGTGCATGTTGACTACAAAAGACAACTTGTTGGTTCAACAATGAGTCAAATGGGTTTCATGCTTGTGCAATGTGCTTTGGGTGTTTATTCTGCTGCGATTATTCACTTGATTTTACATGGCATATTTAAAGCAACGCTATTTTTACAATCAGGGTCAATAGTTAAACGATTCAATATTCCAACACCACCAAATGTTAAGCGTTCTTATGCTTGGACAGTATTAGGAAGAACATTAGCCGTTGTTATTGCTATTATCTTCTTTTTAACAAGTTCGCATACACCTTACACATTAATTAGTGCCTTTATCCTAGCATGGTCATTATCTGTATCATGGAATCAAATGGTTGCACTAAATAGAGGTATGATGGGAAGAGTAATTGGCATTGCTATGCTTATCATTGTGGCACTCGTTTATGTTGTGACACATGAAGTATTTGTTAATATTTTAAATAGTGTATATATGGTAACGCCACATCCACCATTAATTAGCGTTATCATTTGTGTGGCCATTCTAGTATTAGGTAGTATCTTTAGCATTTGGGTAGCACGTCGTCGTTCATCAACAGCTTTCGCTAAAGTATATTTATGGCTTGTAAAAATTGGAGAAGCAAAATTTAAATCGGTTGAAAGTCATCCGAACTACTTAAAGAATTATTTATAA
- a CDS encoding GNAT family N-acetyltransferase encodes MIEHLKKKNHKTIKILGNIWLNANLDTHTFIDSFYWIDNYTTVLDALKDADVYVYKNGKDIVAFCGLNDTYIAGLFVKEEFRDQGIGHALIKHLQSEYDYLSLKVFEENHRAVHFYTDLGFIKIDANIDKTNHTELLMAWKK; translated from the coding sequence ATGATAGAACATTTAAAAAAGAAAAATCATAAAACTATAAAAATTTTAGGAAATATTTGGCTTAATGCAAATTTAGATACACATACCTTTATTGATAGTTTTTATTGGATAGACAACTATACTACTGTACTTGACGCTCTTAAGGATGCTGATGTTTACGTTTATAAAAATGGTAAGGACATTGTCGCATTTTGCGGGCTTAATGACACTTACATAGCCGGTTTGTTTGTAAAAGAGGAATTTCGAGACCAAGGGATTGGGCATGCACTCATTAAGCATTTACAATCTGAATATGATTATTTATCTTTAAAAGTATTTGAAGAAAACCATCGCGCCGTTCATTTTTATACGGATTTAGGTTTCATAAAAATTGACGCCAATATTGATAAAACAAACCATACTGAATTATTAATGGCATGGAAGAAGTAA
- a CDS encoding terminase small subunit gives MDKLTPKQERFANEYIKTLNVTQSAIKAGYSPNSAHVTGSRLLRKEKVDEYIKSKKDEIMDDTILSAKEILYLLTQSAIGDETETKEVVVKKGTFQRNPDTGRMNLVYNEHVEKVDVPIKPSDRLKARDLLGRYHSIFTDKVDVNMVTPVFVDDIGTNEDW, from the coding sequence ATGGACAAACTAACGCCTAAACAAGAACGTTTTGCGAATGAGTATATTAAGACACTCAATGTTACTCAAAGCGCTATAAAAGCAGGATATAGCCCTAATAGTGCACATGTAACGGGTAGTAGGTTGCTGCGCAAAGAGAAAGTGGACGAATACATTAAAAGTAAGAAAGATGAGATAATGGACGATACCATTTTATCTGCAAAAGAAATATTGTATCTATTAACACAATCAGCTATTGGAGACGAGACAGAGACTAAAGAGGTTGTGGTTAAGAAAGGGACATTCCAACGTAATCCAGACACTGGACGCATGAACCTTGTGTATAATGAGCATGTGGAAAAGGTAGACGTACCTATTAAGCCTAGTGACCGTTTAAAAGCACGTGATTTATTAGGTCGTTATCACAGTATATTTACAGATAAAGTAGATGTGAATATGGTTACTCCTGTTTTTGTAGATGATATAGGTACCAATGAGGACTGGTAA
- a CDS encoding GNAT family N-acetyltransferase, producing the protein MRLNKIELQEKDYPKALAIWERSVIATHDFLKEKDRIALKKEIPTYFSHVEAYLWFDGDDVIGFSGTNEANLEMLFLDPKYFKQGYGTEILQTLIQEHKVQYVDVNKDNPNAVSFYLKNGFKQYDESAKDGQGRDYPIVHLKLFYFFHAINNSVWFVLSILASIFMKPKSV; encoded by the coding sequence ATGAGATTAAATAAAATCGAGCTTCAAGAAAAGGATTATCCTAAGGCATTGGCTATTTGGGAGCGTTCAGTTATTGCTACACATGACTTTTTAAAAGAGAAAGATAGAATAGCACTAAAAAAGGAAATCCCAACATACTTCTCGCATGTTGAGGCATATTTGTGGTTTGATGGTGATGATGTCATTGGATTTTCAGGGACTAATGAAGCTAATTTGGAAATGCTATTTTTAGATCCTAAATACTTTAAGCAGGGTTATGGCACGGAAATACTGCAAACTTTAATTCAAGAGCATAAGGTTCAATATGTGGATGTAAACAAAGATAACCCCAATGCCGTGTCATTTTATCTCAAAAATGGATTCAAACAATATGATGAATCTGCAAAAGATGGACAGGGTAGGGATTATCCAATCGTACATCTTAAATTGTTTTACTTCTTCCATGCCATTAATAATTCAGTATGGTTTGTTTTATCAATATTGGCGTCAATTTTTATGAAACCTAAATCCGTATAA
- a CDS encoding alpha family phenol-soluble modulin translates to MGIISGIIELVKFIIDLTKK, encoded by the coding sequence ATGGGAATCATTTCTGGTATTATTGAACTTGTTAAATTCATCATCGACTTAACTAAAAAATAA
- a CDS encoding DUF1304 domain-containing protein, whose product MHILSIILISLVAIEFLFIMYLETIATTSDRTSKVFGIPVSQLNNKNINTLLKNQGVYNGLIGLLLIYGLFFSSAPKQLCIPILIYTIIVAVYGGLTSHISIFLKQGTLPILALISLLL is encoded by the coding sequence ATTCATATACTATCCATAATACTCATTTCACTTGTAGCGATTGAATTTCTATTTATTATGTATTTAGAGACCATAGCAACGACTTCCGATAGAACGAGCAAAGTCTTCGGTATTCCTGTTAGTCAACTGAATAATAAAAACATAAATACCCTTCTTAAGAACCAAGGAGTGTATAATGGCTTGATTGGTTTACTTCTAATTTATGGTCTTTTTTTCAGTAGTGCTCCTAAACAACTATGCATTCCAATTCTAATTTATACCATTATAGTAGCTGTTTACGGTGGGTTAACGAGTCATATTAGTATTTTCCTTAAACAAGGAACCCTTCCAATTCTAGCTTTAATCTCTTTATTACTTTAA